A genomic region of Bubalus kerabau isolate K-KA32 ecotype Philippines breed swamp buffalo chromosome 10, PCC_UOA_SB_1v2, whole genome shotgun sequence contains the following coding sequences:
- the LOC129620719 gene encoding iron-sulfur cluster assembly enzyme ISCU-like → MPKLKINWRQVQAHKTAGAGHLWWAALALLLPAPRLPARELSALSRLYHKKVVEHYENPRNVGSLDKTSKNVVTALVGASACSDVMKSQIQVDEKGMIVDTRFKTSGCGSAIASSLLATEWVKGKTVEEASTIKNTDITKELCLPPVKLHCSMLAEDAKATLADYKLKTEPKTEETEKK, encoded by the coding sequence AtgcccaaattaaaaataaattggaggCAGGTGCAAGCCCACAAGACGGCTGGAGCGGGCCATCTGTGGTGGGCGGCGTTGGCCCTGCTGCTCCCTGCCCCACGCCTGCCCGCCCGGGAGCTGTCAGCTCTCTCTCGGCTCTATCACAAGAAGGTTGTTGAGCATTATGAAAATCCCCGAAACGTGGGGTCCCTTGACAAGACATCTAAAAATGTTGTGACTGCATTGGTGGGGGCTTCAGCGTGTAGTGATGTCATGAAATCACAGATTCAAGTGGATGAAAAGGGGATGATTGTGGACACCAGGTTTAAAACATCTGGCTGTGGTTCTGCCATTGCCTCCAGCTTGTTAGCCACCGAATGGGTAAAGGGGAAGACGGTGGAGGAAGCCTCGACCATCAAAAACACAGATATCACCAAGGAGCTGTGCCTCCCGCCTGTGAAACTGCACTGCTCCATGCTGGCTGAAGACGCCAAGGCCACCTTGGCTGATTACAAACTGAAAACAGAACCCAAAACAGAAGAGACCGAGAAGAAATGA